CACCACTTAGCTGTGCAGGATATCTATCTAAAAGCTCCCCTATCTGCAAAAGCTCAGCAACCCATTTGACTTTCTTTCTAATTTCATCTTCCGGATATTTCTTTATCCTCAATGGAAACGCTATGTTGTCGTAGACTTTCATATGCGGCCATACTGCATAGCTCTGAAAGACCATCGAAATGTTTCTGTCTTTTGGAGGCAGATACGTTACATCCCTGTCTCCAAACCATATCTTTCCTGCCGTTGGCACCTCTAGTCCAGAGATCATTCTAAGCGTTGTTGTTTTCCCACAGCCACTCGGTCCTAAAAGGACCAAAAATTCACCATCCTTTATCGTTAGGTTTATTCCATCAACTGCTTTTACCCGTCCCTTATCAAAATACTTCTTGAGGTTTTCAAGTCTAACCTCAACCATTTTAACACCTCACTTGAGCGTTATACCCCACATTGTGATTAGATACTTCCTTGCGAAGAAGATGAACAACATAGCTGGAAGCATCATTATAAATGCAGCAGCAAATTTGTAATAATCAGGTGCAGCCCCACCGGTAGCTCCTGCCATTATTGATAATATTTGAGCAGGCAGAGTTCTGCGCTGAAGAGTTAAAACTGATGCAACAAAGACCTCGTTCCACGACATGACAAAGGTGAACATTGCAGCTGCTGCCAATCCTGGAAGAGCTAATGGAAGGGTTATCTTAAGGAATGCTCCGAGCCTTGTTAGCCCAAAGACCATTGCAGCCTCTTCAAGCTCAGTAGAAACTCCAGCAAAAATGCTCGATGTTATGAGAACAACAAAGGGAAGAGCCATTGCAGTGTGAGCTAATGCAACACCAAGTAAAGTATCTATGAGATTCAGCCTAATGTAAAGCACAACCAAAGGTATCGCCATAACAGGGATTGGAAACATTCTTAATGCAATTATTGAGAGCTTTATAGTATCCTTTGCTGGGAATATGAACTTTGCTATTGCATAACCTGCGGGAATTCCAAGAGCAAAGCTTATAATTATTGTCAAAACTGCCACGATGATGCTGTTTTTAATAGCATCAAGAGCTCCGAGTACAAATAGCAAAGTATTGACCCACTGTTTTGTATAGTGGAAGGGGATTATCTTGCTAGGGTCATAGTAATCAAGCTTTGAAGAAAATGCATAAAGGGTTGCCACTATCAATGGCACAACTATCCAAGCAACGACCGTAAAAACGAACGTGTAAAAGGCTATTTGCTTAAGCATAAACTTTGTCTTCTCATTCATTCTTTCACCTCCAAATACTCAGCTCTCATGAACTTGATGTACATGGCTCCAAGGACAATTGAAAGCGCAGCTATTGTTAATGCATAAATTGAAGCGACGCCGTAATCCTTAATCTCGGTAAGCTGATAGAAACCTTCTCCAGCCAAAATTGGGATATCCCTTCCTGCTAATATCCAGACGATACCAAAGACCTGCATTGCAAAGAGCGTCCTTATGATTAAGGCACTCTGAATGCTTGGTTTCAATAGTGGAATCACTATTTTCCTTAACTTTGTCCAATAATCCGCCCCAAACACTTCCGCTACCTCAAGGTACTCTGGACTTATCATCTGCAAACCAGCGAGGATAATAACGAATACAATTGCAGTCGCCCTCCAAAGCTCTGCTAGAACTATTGCCAAAAATTCCATGTGCCTAAATTGATAGCCGAAGAAATAAACCGGATTGTCAATTAATCCAATATTTAGAAAAAGTTTATTCAAAAATCCGCTTGGAGAAAGCATGGCATACCAAATCAAACCTGCAGCAACATCACTAATCGTAAGAGGAATTATTAAAGCATAAAGAGCTAAATCTTTACCTCTAAAAGCCCTGTTCATTACGAGAGCCAAAATCAGTGCTAAAACAACTTGGGTAGGCACAATCACAGCAGCCAAACCGATAGTATATTTAAGAGCATCCCAAAAGCGAGGGTCGCTAATCGTTCTGCTAACAGTCGCAAGAGAAAAGGCACCGTTTTCAGTGAAAGCCAAATACAGAGCTTGAATAAGAGGATAACCAACAAAGAACATCAGATATGCAAAAGCCGGCAAAATTAAAAGATAGGGAAGATGGGAGACCTTAACCTTCATATTCCCCCCTCATGGAACTTCTACGCCTTGTTCCTCAAAGAGTGCAATAAGCTTTGGCTTGAGCTCCTTTGTAACCGCTACTGGGTCTTCGCCCTTGAGGACAATTCTCTCAAATGCTGTTCTGTAGATGTCCTTGAATTCACCACCTTTTGCTCCAAGGTTCGGAATCATTGCAACAACTGCATCTGGCGTTGCGGACTGTGCAGCAACACCCTCAGCCAGAATCTTAAGCGGTCCTTCTGGTAATACACCACTTGCTTCTTTGACTGTTGGGAAGAATCCAACCTTCTCGAGAACTTTAACTTGTGTCTCTGGTCTTGTGAGGTAATCAATTAATTTCCATGCTTCTTCTGGATGTGGAGCACCCTTTGGAATTGCCAATCCTGCAACTACTAAGATAAACCCTCTCCCCTTTGGTCCTCTCGGCACTGGAACAACTACAAATTGATCTGGGCTTGTCTCAATTGCATTCTTAATTCTTGCAGTGTGATCCCATGCAATAAGGACTTCCCCTCTTAAGAGTGGCTCAGCCATTGCATCCCAAGTTGTGCTTGCTGGATTTACATACGGCCAGAGCTCTTTGAGGTAGTTCCACATTGTAATTGCCTCTGGGCTGTCAAATGCCTTTGCTTGGTAGCCTGTGTAAGCTGGGTAGATGTATCCGTGGAGGAATCTAACGAACAATCCTTTTGGTCCGGCTGGGAATCCAACTTGCGGCTTTCCTGTTGCCTCTTTAAGCTTCTTAGCCCAAGCTAAGAATGCATCGTAAGTCCACTTGTCAGTTCCCTTCATAACATCCTCCTTTGTGAGTCCATCTGGTAAGTAATCAAATGCCTTCTTGTTGATCACCATGACGTATGTAGCACTCATCCATGGGACGTAAACCTTCTTTCCTCCAATTGTCGCATACTTCTCAAAGGTTGTTATGAAAGTCCTTCCCTCAAGCTTCGGCATTCCGCTTAAGTCCATAAGCCAGCCTTGTGAGTTGAAGTAATCAAGACCACCGTGCAAGTCGCCGATGACATCAATAGTGACCTTTCCAGCTTTTTCCTCAGCCTCAAGCCTTGTAGCCATATCAGAATAACTTATGGGTATGAAATCAACGTCAATTCCTGTCTCTTTCTTAAATTCGCTAAGGAGTTGCTCTTGAACAAAAACTCTCTCCTCAGGTGGATTCAGCTGTGTCGAAAGCCAAATAAGCTTTACCGCTTCAGAAGTAGTCGGCGTTGTTGTCTTTTCACCACCTATGCAACCACTTACTATCGCTCCTAAAATGACAAAAACCAAAAGCCCTACAATTTTTGCTTTTCGGTTCATTAACCCTCACCTCAGTACAGTAAATCACTAAAAGTTACACGACTCAACTATATAAGGATTATGATAAAACCACTTTTAGTTGTTGTATTTTGTCAAGGAAAACAAAAAGAAATTTAGAGGTCAAGCTAAAGCTTCACAACCTTTCCCGTCCTTGAGGATTCATAAGCTGCCAACACTATCTCCAAGTTCCTCTTTGCGTCCTCTCCAGTTATTGGAGGTTCTTTATCCTCAAGTATGGACTCTATAAAGCATCTAACGATATTTTCAACATCCGCTCTCTCCCAATATATCTTTTCAGCCCTATCTTGATATACTGTGAAATCGGGATACGCTGTCCTTATGTCCAAAAAGCCGTCTTTTCCAAGAATGTAGTACTTTATTTCGAGTCCATAGAGATACCCTCTTGGATTGCCCCAGCCAGCATTTAAGACGGCAGTAACTCCGTTCTTGAACTCTAAAACCGCAGTTCCAACGTCATCAACTGGGAATCCATAAATCTTTGAGCCAATATCAGCGTAAACCCTCTTAACATCGCTCTCTGTCAACCAGAGGAGAGAATCAATTCCATGTGGTGCAGTGTCCATAAAACCCCCGCCACCAGACTTTCTAACATCGAGGAACCAAGTCATGTCCAAGCCTTCCAAGAATATTGGCGGCTTAACATACTCCGAAATTGCATAAATGTATTCCAACTTCCCTATTTCTCCGTTTTCAATCATGCTCTTTGCTTTTCTAAGGGGAATTGTGAATCTCGGATTGAAAGGCACCATCAGTTTAACTCCAGCTTTCCTAGCCGCTTTGATAATTTCGTCAGCATCTTCAAGAGTCAAAGCAATTGGCTTTTCTAGGAGAAGATGTTTCCCCTCTTCAATAACTCTAAGAGCAACTTCCTTATGGCGGTAGGTCTCGATTGCGACATAAACAGCATCAACTTTCTCATCCTTCAGCAACTCTTCATAGTTTTTGTAGAATTTAGCTTTAAGTCTCTGAGCTTCCCTTTTAGCAACATCAGAATTAGAACCATCCCCGGAAATTGCATAAAGCTTAGCTTTTGGGTTGGAAGCAAAAGTTGAGCCGTATCTGATGGCATGAGGATGAGCATAGCTTATAATCCCAATGTTAATTTTCATGCTATCACCCCCTTGAGGTCAATAGGTTCCCCTTTGTGAGCAGATTCAATGGCTTTTTCAGCAATTTGAAGTGCTATTAGTGCATCTCTTGCTGTAATCACTGGCTCTTCCTTTCCAAGGATCACATTGAAGAAATGCCTCAGTTCTCTCTCAAAGGCATCTGGAAATGTCGAGAGCATCGGTGAAAAGCGAGGCATTTCAAAGTGGCTCTTAACGACACCGACAACTGGGGTGTCCATTGGAGTGTATCTTATTCTTCCATTTTTGCCAAGAATGTCGAGATGATGATAAAACACACCATAACGGGCTGGATATGAATATGCCCAGCTCACCTCGGCTATTCCAGTCTTTCCTCCCTCAAACTGTATCATCATGACAAAGTGATCGTATGTGTTGTTAACCCTCGCTTCCTTCCTTATTGCTTTTCCAATTCCAAGAACCCTAATAGGTTCGCTCTCAAAGAACCACCTCAAGAAATCAGTGACATGAACTCCTAAATCAATTGCAACCCCACCACCTTTGTGAGGCTTCCAGTACCATGCAGTTTTCGGGAAAGGAAGTCTTTGAACCTCTGCTTTTCTAATTTGCATTGGCAAGATGTTCCTCTTTTTGATAATTTCCTTTATCTGCATCCATCTCTTATCAAATCTCCTCGTGTGTCCAACCAAAAGCCACAATCCTTCTTTTTCTGCAACTTTAATCATCTTTTCAGCTTCTTCACTTCTTAAGGCGATTGGCTTTTCAACAATAACATGCTTGCCAGCTTTCAGTGCTTTAATTGCAATCTCAGCATGAGTATAAGTTGGGGTTAGAATTTCAACAACATCCAAATCTAAGTCAAGAAATTCGTCCAAATTTGTAAAATACTTAGCATTAAACTCTTTTGCAGCTTCTTTTGCTTTCTTTCCCTTAATGTCCATAACGGATACAACTTTTATTGTTTCGATGTTCTTAAGAGCATTTTTGTGGGCTAAATTGAAGATATTTCCACAGCCTACAACGCCTACTCTCAATTTACGCTCTGGCATAGGACATCACTAATATTGGGAAGCAAACAAAAAGTATATAACATTTTTCATTATAAACCACTTTAGATGGTTGTATTTTTCAGGTGATAAAAATGAAAGTTATGGTGGGGATACCCAGCTACAACAACGCTGACACCATAGGCTTTGTAGTTAAGCAAGCTGCTGAAGGATTGAAAAAATACTTCGGAGGAGGCATTATAGCAAACGCAGATGGTGGAAGTAGTGATGGAACGAGAGAAGTCGTTATGAAGACCAAAGTCCCAGAAGGAGTGGAAGTGATGAGCTTCGTTTATAAGTGGCCAATTCCCGGCAAAGGCAGTGCAATGAAAGAGCTTATGGAGCTTGCAAAGGAAAAAGGTGTTGATGTTCTTGTTTTTGTTGACAGCGATTTGAGGAGCATAACCCCAGAGTGGATTTACAAATTTGCTAAGCCTATTGAAGATGGCTACGATTTCGTCGCTCCGCTCTATATAAGGCACAAATATGATGGAACGATAACGAACAACATCGCCTATCCAATGACAGCATCTCTCTATGGCTACAATGTTAGACAGCCAATTGGGGGAGACTTTGGGATTAGTGCGAAGCTGATTGATGTTTATTTAGCGGATGAAGAAATTTGGAAGACAGATGTTGCAAGATTCGGTGTTGATATCTTTTTAACCACAACAGCCCTAGCTGAGGGATTCAGAGTAATCCAAACAGCTCTAGGTTTAAAGATTCACAATCCAAAGGATCCAGCTGCTTCTCTCGGCCCGATGTTCAACCAAGTTGTTGGGACTCTGTTTATGTTAATGAGAAAATACGAGGAGAAGTGGAGACCAGTTAAGGAAATTAAAAAAGTTAAAACTTTTGGGAGCATTAAATGGCAAGAGCCAGAAGAAGTTAAAGTTACCATCGAGCTTTTAAAACAAAAATCTAGGGAGCTTTTCAAGGAAAATGAAGCAATTTTAAAGAAAGCCCTAAGTGAGGAGACATTTGCTCAAGTTACCAAAGCCCTTGAAACATTTGAGTTTGATGATACTCTATGGAGCCACGTTCTCTTTGATGGAGCAGTTGCATACAAGAACGGAATCCTCAAGAACGCTGAACCACTAATTCCGCTCTACTTTGCAAAGACTGCTGATTTCGTTGAAAAGACGAAAGAGTTAACAACGGCGGAAGCAGAGACAATCATCCAAGAGAGAGCAAAGATTTTCTTGAAGGAAAAAGAATATCTGCTTGAGAAGTGGTGAGCTTTTGTTCCTTTCCTATTCTTAAAGGTTTCAAAAGAAGTTTCTGCATCATTTTCAACTCCGATCGTGCAGAAAATAAACTGACCCAACTAGAGGATAAAATCTAGACCCTCGATGATACCCTTCGCCAGCTAGATCCACAAAAATTCGGATTCCTTATTGTGTTGATTTTTCGATTAAGTAGAGAACAATCATCCTCTGGAACATCGGTATGAACGGAAGCCTTACGATCAGACCTTTTAGTATTTCTCCCTCCCGGTAGACCATAATAGACTCCCGTCCATCTCTAATAAAGATCCCCTCCACGCTGTAAGACATCTCGCTTGTGAATAGTGCCTTCGTGAGTAATTCAAAATTCCCCTGTTCCTCGTCTAGAGCCTTTTCTATGGATATCAGAAACACTTCTCCAAGCTGACTTAAAGTATCGATATAGCGTTTATTTCCCTTGGGTTTGGGGAGGACTATTTTTGTATCCAGTCCTTTACGCTTTGCAATTTCGAACGCTTTCTTGAACTTAAACCCTAGTTTCCAGTCAACAAGTGCTGAGATGAACTCCTCCTCAGCTCTCTCTGCTAAATCCTCAACGTTACGTTTTATGTTCCACTCGCCCTGTAAATACCAGATTGGAAACCATTCTTGTCTCTGTTCCTTTTGATAACTCTTCAGCTTGATTATGACATCCTCTGCCGATTTAATGTACATATCCCTAAGGGAGGCAACCACTTTTTCAGGATCAGTAGCCTTAAAGTATGTAGGACTTCCCTCGCTTATATCCACAAAACCCTTCTTATGAAGCTCTTTTAAGACATCGTAAACCTTTGGCCTCGGAACTTCACTTTCCTTAGCTATCTCACTCGCTTTCGAAGGCCCAAGGATTACTAAAGCGGCATAGACCCTTGCCTCGTACTCCTTGAGACCAAGAAGCTTAAGTTTCTCAATAATCTCCTGTTCAATCACCGTAATCACACCCCTCCAATTCCTATAGCTCCCCAGCTAAATATATATCTTTGCTTGAGCCGCTGGCGTTTGCATAAGCAAAAAATAAACGCAGAGAGTTCTTTTAATCCTTTAGAACTTCTTCTGCAAAAAATATCGGGATCAGCACTATCAGAAACATCGCAATCACTATTGAGAAGTTAACATAGTATGCTGTTGGGGAGGGAACAGTATCAGCACGGTATATCGTGAGAATCACTCCGCCCACAGGAGGAGCTATGGAAGAGCCAATGTTTCTAAAAGTGGTAAAAAGGGCCGTTGTTAATCCCAGCCTCTCCCGGGGAGCGGAGAACGTTAACAGGTTAATTAGAGACACGTTCAGGAGAGCCATTCCCATAGAACCCACACTCATAAATCCTAGCACATACATAACTCCATCATAGAGGTGGAGAACGGCCAGCGAGTATCCCAACACTGCCGTTAAGATTCCAAAAACGGAGAGGGTTTTTGCCCCCACCCGGAGTATAACGCGACCTGCTATAGGAGCGGTTACCAGATATGTTAAAACAAGAGGTGTCATATAAAGGCCAGCCTTGAACACGGGAAGCCCGTATCCATGGGGTTTGGGCATCTGTAGCAAATACGTCAGAGTCAGCGAGTTTATCTGAAATGCAAATGCCACGACAAAAGTCGCAAAGACAGCGGCCTTAACATTCCTGTTAAAGATCTCTCGAGGAATAAAAGGATGCTCAGTTTTGGCCTCATGGAAAAGGAATGCAAAAAGGGAAATGACGGAGAACATTATCAGAAAGATAACCTTTTCAGATGTCCATCCCCACTGAGGACCTTTTGATAAGGCTATCAAGAAGGACACCAGAAAGATTGCGAAAAGAGCTATTCCTGCCAAGTCTATCCTCTTATCATGCTGGATGAACTTGCTTTCCCGTACGTATAGAGCGATTAATACAACCAGTAGGATAGCAAAAGGAGCAACCGTGTGGAAAGTGGTCCTCCACCCGTAGTTTTGTGCAATCCATGCCCCTACCGGAAACGCAATTATGATTCCGACCCCATTCATGGCGGAGATGAGCCCTTGAGCCATAGGTGCAAGCCGCCGGGGGAACTGCTCTCGGACTAAAGAGTAAGCGAGGGGCAACATGGCCATGCCCACGCCTTGTACGGCCCTTGAGAGAAGCAACGCTCTAAAGGTGGGAGCGTACCCATTAAGTATCAGGGCGAGTGTGTAAAGAGAAAGGGCCGTTAAGAGGAGCTTCTTTTTCCCGTACATATCACCCAAGGTACCAAAGATCAGCGCACAAATTGTCCCTGTGATTAAATAGGCCGTGAGGATCCACGACACATCGGCCTGCGTTATGTTAAATTCCCGCTGGATATAAGGTAAGCTCGGTATTAACATTGCCTCAGTATAAAGAACAAGGAGGGATGCAAGACTGAGGAGAGGGGTGACTCTCCAGGCGTATTTGACATCGTAGTCCGTCATTTGCTCACCTCCTCTCGCTCGGTCTCAACGGAGAAAACCAACCCCCTGTTGCCGTCAACCCGGATGTACTGCCCGTCCTTGAGCACTTTTGTAGCTATTCCCGTCCCCATAACTGCAGGAATGCCGTACTCGCGTGCGACAATTGCGGCGTGGGACAATGGCCCACCGGTATCAACCACCACCGCCACTGCCAGCCGGAAGAGGGGTGTCCAGGCTGGAGTTGTGTAAGGTGCAACTAGCACATCTCCAGGCCGGAGCTTGTGGAACTCCGAGCTGTCTCTGATTATACGGGCATAACCTTCTGCCACTCCTGGACTGCCAGGTATGCCAACCAGCAGGGCCCTCTGTGCATCCTCAGAGTTATCTTGGACGTACAACAACCGCGGGTCTATGAAGGGCTTGTCCTTTAGGCTCGCCCATTTTTCCTTCCTCCGAGACACGAGAGCACGGAGTTTCTCTGCAGTATCTTCTGAGAGTGGCCACTTCTTTATCTGCTCTATTTCACTTAGCTTTAGGTAGAAGATGTCCTGAGGAACCTCCAGTACTCCGGCATCTACTAGGCGTTTGCCCATTGTCAATAGAGCGCGTCTTAGTATCGGTATTGGCATCATAGCGTAAAAGCGCCCGTCCTCACGGAGTCTGTGGAGCTGACGCGCTTCTTCAAGAACGCTCAGAAACATGGAGCGGAAAAGCCGTAAACGCAACAGTGGATGAGCTAGTACTTGATCGAGGGCCTCTCTAAATCTCGCGCAAGAGTTTCCATGTTCCAACTTCGAGATGGCGAGACTTTTGACTATTCCAAGAACAACCTCCGGCTCCTCCTTCCACGTCCCATGGGAAATCAACGCCGAGCCCCTGGCTTCACGATGTCCGTATTTTTCGAGGAATGCCTCGAATTCGGATAGGAATTTTTGACCTGCTGGTGTTTTTTCAAGAACAGAAATCAGCTGTTTCGGCTCATATGTACGGAAGAGCTCTATGAGTTCAGGATTTTTCCTTACTATCTCTGCGAGCTTCTCCAGTTCAGCATTTGCCTCGGTAACTTTTGTGTTAATGCACGTGAAGAGGAGGGTTGAGAGCAGTTGCCTGCGCCTAAGCATCCTCAGTGAGAGAGCTATTATCCCAGCAGATATCAATGCTCTGGGGAGATACCGTTTACGTATTTCACCCGCCAGAGACGGTATTGAGAGTGCCTCGTGCACCGTATCAAGAAGCTCCTCCCACGTGCTTCCTTCCAGATCGCGCTTTTTCAGTGAATCAACATGGGCTTGAATCTCGGAGAGGAGCGGGTCGGATTCCCATTTTGCTGAGTCGTACCGTAAAGCTAACCATATCAGCCGGAAGGGTGCCAGCAACACCCCCAATGAGGGACGTATGGAGAAGTCAGGACGAACTTTCACAGGTATACCGTCTTCCTCCACGAAGATCTGTTCCAAAGCGGGCACTTTGATGCCGAAATAACGTGCAATCTTGCCTACTGCATTGGAGAAAATGGTCTCAATCCATGCCAAGTCCAGCGGATAGGGCCTCTCCGGGATTATCTCTGCCAGCGTCCTTATGAGCATCCTGTTGAGTTTACCCACTTTCGGCAGAGGTTCGGGGAGTGTAGTGATGGGACGTGCTTGGAGGATGAATATTTTCCCGTTGGCCAATGCCCACTCAATGTCCTGCGGCCTGCCAAAATAGCTCTGGATTTTAACGCCGAGGTCTGCGAGCTTTTTTAAAATATCGTCCGACACAACCGGTTGAGTGACATTCGATGTTTTGATCTCTTCAACTCCCCCCTCAGCCTTGGGCTTGACAACAACTTCTCTCCGACCAAGACGTCTCTCCACAATGCGCCAGCCAAAACGGGTTTTGCGGAGGACGTAGTGATCGGGTGTTACCAAACCAGATACAACGGCTTCACCAAGCCCAACGTTCACATTTATGACTACTTCATCTCGTGCCCCCGTGATAGGGTTAGCTGTGAACATAACACCCGAGGCCTCAGCTGGTACCATGCGTTGAACTACAACGGCCATTTTTGCCATTCTGTGGTCTATTCCCATCTTCTCACGGTATGTTATTGCACGATCGTCCCATAGAGAAACCCAGCAACGGCGTACGGCCTCTATAACAGCATCGGCACCGACTACGTTAAGAAAAGTCTCATGCTGTCCCGCAAATGCAGCATGAGGCATGTCTTCAGCCGTCGCACTCGAACGCACGGCAACAGGACCAGACCCCATAGTTTGATAGGCAACACGAATAGCTTGTGCCACCTCTTCAGGTATTGGGGCGCTTAGGAATGCTTTTCTAATGGCCTCACCATCAACGGGTCTCTCTTTCAGGGCGCGCTCAATGACCTCGTCCAGATGGTTCTTTGATACAAAAAGATCATAGGCAAGAGTCGTCACAACGAAACCCGGCGGAACTGGAAAACCTGAAGCCAACAGCTCGCCAAGGGTAGCGGCCTTGCCGCCGACGAGAGTGATATCTTTTCTGCTAATCTCTTGTAGATTCAGGACATAACGCTTGTTCATACAGCAACCCCCAACGAGAACGTGAAAGAAGTTCGAGATATAAAATTTGTGTAACTAGGGTAGTTACAGTTTTTAGCCTCAAGCAAATTAAGAACTACAGCAGGAAATCAGCTAATTCTAAGGCTCCTAAACTGAGAGTTTTAAGATGCTAAAGAGAGGCATATCTTTTCATCACCCGTTAGGATAGTTGTTACCCTCTTGTAGTTCTTAATGTGCTTCTCTGTGAGATGGGGTTTTAATGGGAGTCTAAGGAACGCTATGAAAAAGTATCGTGGGCGTTTTGCCCACGTAGTTAGAGTAACGTGAGTAACGCCATTTAGTCGGAGAGCAGTGAACAAACCAAAATACCACTGTGAAGTCTTCTTGTCCATAGCCATCGCAATTAACTCGTAGACACTCGGCTGGGAATCTGAGAGAAATTCTTCAAGTGTTTTAACATAATAAACGCCACGGAAAATTCCGATGATGCAACCTTGGTACTGACGATAATTAAGCCATTGTCAAATTTTATGTGAGGTGGTTCTGTGTGTTGCATATACGTAATGGCAATACGTATTCT
This DNA window, taken from Thermococcus sp. M39, encodes the following:
- a CDS encoding TrmB family transcriptional regulator; the encoded protein is MIEQEIIEKLKLLGLKEYEARVYAALVILGPSKASEIAKESEVPRPKVYDVLKELHKKGFVDISEGSPTYFKATDPEKVVASLRDMYIKSAEDVIIKLKSYQKEQRQEWFPIWYLQGEWNIKRNVEDLAERAEEEFISALVDWKLGFKFKKAFEIAKRKGLDTKIVLPKPKGNKRYIDTLSQLGEVFLISIEKALDEEQGNFELLTKALFTSEMSYSVEGIFIRDGRESIMVYREGEILKGLIVRLPFIPMFQRMIVLYLIEKSTQ
- a CDS encoding ABC transporter substrate-binding protein, which encodes MNRKAKIVGLLVFVILGAIVSGCIGGEKTTTPTTSEAVKLIWLSTQLNPPEERVFVQEQLLSEFKKETGIDVDFIPISYSDMATRLEAEEKAGKVTIDVIGDLHGGLDYFNSQGWLMDLSGMPKLEGRTFITTFEKYATIGGKKVYVPWMSATYVMVINKKAFDYLPDGLTKEDVMKGTDKWTYDAFLAWAKKLKEATGKPQVGFPAGPKGLFVRFLHGYIYPAYTGYQAKAFDSPEAITMWNYLKELWPYVNPASTTWDAMAEPLLRGEVLIAWDHTARIKNAIETSPDQFVVVPVPRGPKGRGFILVVAGLAIPKGAPHPEEAWKLIDYLTRPETQVKVLEKVGFFPTVKEASGVLPEGPLKILAEGVAAQSATPDAVVAMIPNLGAKGGEFKDIYRTAFERIVLKGEDPVAVTKELKPKLIALFEEQGVEVP
- a CDS encoding MFS transporter, with the protein product MTDYDVKYAWRVTPLLSLASLLVLYTEAMLIPSLPYIQREFNITQADVSWILTAYLITGTICALIFGTLGDMYGKKKLLLTALSLYTLALILNGYAPTFRALLLSRAVQGVGMAMLPLAYSLVREQFPRRLAPMAQGLISAMNGVGIIIAFPVGAWIAQNYGWRTTFHTVAPFAILLVVLIALYVRESKFIQHDKRIDLAGIALFAIFLVSFLIALSKGPQWGWTSEKVIFLIMFSVISLFAFLFHEAKTEHPFIPREIFNRNVKAAVFATFVVAFAFQINSLTLTYLLQMPKPHGYGLPVFKAGLYMTPLVLTYLVTAPIAGRVILRVGAKTLSVFGILTAVLGYSLAVLHLYDGVMYVLGFMSVGSMGMALLNVSLINLLTFSAPRERLGLTTALFTTFRNIGSSIAPPVGGVILTIYRADTVPSPTAYYVNFSIVIAMFLIVLIPIFFAEEVLKD
- a CDS encoding Gfo/Idh/MocA family protein — translated: MPERKLRVGVVGCGNIFNLAHKNALKNIETIKVVSVMDIKGKKAKEAAKEFNAKYFTNLDEFLDLDLDVVEILTPTYTHAEIAIKALKAGKHVIVEKPIALRSEEAEKMIKVAEKEGLWLLVGHTRRFDKRWMQIKEIIKKRNILPMQIRKAEVQRLPFPKTAWYWKPHKGGGVAIDLGVHVTDFLRWFFESEPIRVLGIGKAIRKEARVNNTYDHFVMMIQFEGGKTGIAEVSWAYSYPARYGVFYHHLDILGKNGRIRYTPMDTPVVGVVKSHFEMPRFSPMLSTFPDAFERELRHFFNVILGKEEPVITARDALIALQIAEKAIESAHKGEPIDLKGVIA
- a CDS encoding Gfo/Idh/MocA family protein — its product is MKINIGIISYAHPHAIRYGSTFASNPKAKLYAISGDGSNSDVAKREAQRLKAKFYKNYEELLKDEKVDAVYVAIETYRHKEVALRVIEEGKHLLLEKPIALTLEDADEIIKAARKAGVKLMVPFNPRFTIPLRKAKSMIENGEIGKLEYIYAISEYVKPPIFLEGLDMTWFLDVRKSGGGGFMDTAPHGIDSLLWLTESDVKRVYADIGSKIYGFPVDDVGTAVLEFKNGVTAVLNAGWGNPRGYLYGLEIKYYILGKDGFLDIRTAYPDFTVYQDRAEKIYWERADVENIVRCFIESILEDKEPPITGEDAKRNLEIVLAAYESSRTGKVVKL
- a CDS encoding glycosyltransferase, with the protein product MKVMVGIPSYNNADTIGFVVKQAAEGLKKYFGGGIIANADGGSSDGTREVVMKTKVPEGVEVMSFVYKWPIPGKGSAMKELMELAKEKGVDVLVFVDSDLRSITPEWIYKFAKPIEDGYDFVAPLYIRHKYDGTITNNIAYPMTASLYGYNVRQPIGGDFGISAKLIDVYLADEEIWKTDVARFGVDIFLTTTALAEGFRVIQTALGLKIHNPKDPAASLGPMFNQVVGTLFMLMRKYEEKWRPVKEIKKVKTFGSIKWQEPEEVKVTIELLKQKSRELFKENEAILKKALSEETFAQVTKALETFEFDDTLWSHVLFDGAVAYKNGILKNAEPLIPLYFAKTADFVEKTKELTTAEAETIIQERAKIFLKEKEYLLEKW
- a CDS encoding carbohydrate ABC transporter permease; translation: MNEKTKFMLKQIAFYTFVFTVVAWIVVPLIVATLYAFSSKLDYYDPSKIIPFHYTKQWVNTLLFVLGALDAIKNSIIVAVLTIIISFALGIPAGYAIAKFIFPAKDTIKLSIIALRMFPIPVMAIPLVVLYIRLNLIDTLLGVALAHTAMALPFVVLITSSIFAGVSTELEEAAMVFGLTRLGAFLKITLPLALPGLAAAAMFTFVMSWNEVFVASVLTLQRRTLPAQILSIMAGATGGAAPDYYKFAAAFIMMLPAMLFIFFARKYLITMWGITLK
- a CDS encoding carbohydrate ABC transporter permease; this translates as MKVKVSHLPYLLILPAFAYLMFFVGYPLIQALYLAFTENGAFSLATVSRTISDPRFWDALKYTIGLAAVIVPTQVVLALILALVMNRAFRGKDLALYALIIPLTISDVAAGLIWYAMLSPSGFLNKLFLNIGLIDNPVYFFGYQFRHMEFLAIVLAELWRATAIVFVIILAGLQMISPEYLEVAEVFGADYWTKLRKIVIPLLKPSIQSALIIRTLFAMQVFGIVWILAGRDIPILAGEGFYQLTEIKDYGVASIYALTIAALSIVLGAMYIKFMRAEYLEVKE